The following coding sequences are from one Streptococcus sp. NPS 308 window:
- a CDS encoding DUF2812 domain-containing protein: MNSKVQFRMFGILDYDKEEDYLREMYLQGWRYKTSRWWIFYFEESEPDDVIYLVCGKQFFKKYYHQLESLKDRGWELVEVCPSSIFRKPASELLPEDQVFYRNHPLKWEMVISRLRPSIATLLGGLVVCLVLYREDLSSSFFLIFGIYGLMISYLIYGYFRLKRKYQVDKK; encoded by the coding sequence ATGAATAGCAAGGTACAATTTCGGATGTTTGGCATTCTTGATTATGATAAGGAAGAAGACTATTTACGTGAAATGTATTTGCAAGGTTGGAGATATAAAACGAGTAGATGGTGGATTTTCTATTTTGAAGAAAGTGAGCCAGATGATGTGATTTACCTTGTGTGTGGTAAACAGTTTTTTAAGAAATATTATCATCAGCTAGAAAGTTTGAAAGATAGAGGTTGGGAGCTTGTAGAGGTTTGTCCGTCTTCTATTTTTCGGAAACCGGCTTCTGAGTTACTTCCGGAGGATCAAGTCTTCTATAGGAATCATCCTCTTAAATGGGAAATGGTGATCTCTAGACTTCGTCCTTCTATAGCTACCCTTTTGGGTGGGCTTGTTGTTTGCTTGGTTCTATATAGAGAAGATCTCTCTTCATCTTTCTTTCTTATTTTCGGTATTTACGGTCTCATGATTTCTTATCTAATCTATGGTTATTTCAGACTAAAAAGGAAATACCAAGTAGATAAAAAGTAA
- the hrcA gene encoding heat-inducible transcriptional repressor HrcA has product MVTERQQDILNLIIDIFTKTHEPVGSKALQESINSSSATIRNDMAALEKQGLLEKAHTSSGRMPSVAGFQYYVKHSLAFDRLAENEVYEIVKAFDQEFFKLEDILQEAANLLTDLSGCTVVALDVEPSRQRLTAFDIVVLGQHTALAVFTLDESRTVTSQFLIPRNFLQEDLLKLKSIIQERFLGHTVLDIHYKIRTEIPQIIQRYFTTTDNVMDLFEHIFKEMFNENIVVSGKVNLLNFANLAAYQFFDQPQKVALEIREGLHEDQMQNVRVADSQESCLADLAVISSKFLIPYRGFGILAIIGPVNLDYQQLVNQVNVVNRVLTMKLTDFYRYLSSNHYEVH; this is encoded by the coding sequence ATGGTTACAGAGCGTCAGCAGGATATTTTAAATCTGATTATTGACATCTTTACCAAAACGCACGAACCTGTCGGATCCAAGGCGCTACAAGAGTCTATTAATTCTAGTAGTGCTACCATTCGTAATGATATGGCAGCTCTAGAAAAACAAGGGTTGCTTGAGAAAGCTCATACTTCAAGTGGTCGGATGCCTAGTGTGGCTGGTTTTCAGTACTATGTGAAACACTCGCTGGCTTTTGATCGACTAGCTGAGAATGAGGTTTATGAGATTGTCAAAGCCTTTGATCAGGAATTCTTCAAACTGGAGGATATTCTGCAAGAGGCCGCCAATCTACTAACAGACTTGAGTGGCTGTACGGTAGTAGCACTGGATGTTGAGCCGAGTAGACAGCGCCTGACGGCTTTCGATATTGTCGTTCTAGGACAACATACTGCTCTTGCAGTTTTCACCCTAGACGAGTCTCGAACGGTTACCAGTCAGTTTTTGATTCCAAGGAATTTCTTGCAGGAAGATTTGTTGAAACTGAAGAGCATCATTCAGGAACGTTTTCTCGGTCACACCGTTCTGGATATTCACTACAAGATTCGGACGGAGATTCCGCAGATTATCCAGCGTTACTTCACAACAACGGACAATGTCATGGATCTCTTTGAACACATTTTTAAAGAAATGTTCAACGAAAACATTGTAGTATCTGGCAAGGTTAATCTCTTGAATTTTGCCAATCTAGCAGCCTATCAGTTCTTTGACCAACCACAGAAGGTGGCCTTGGAAATTCGTGAAGGTCTGCATGAAGATCAGATGCAAAATGTGCGTGTTGCGGACAGTCAAGAGTCTTGTCTGGCAGACCTAGCAGTGATTAGCAGTAAATTCCTCATTCCTTATCGGGGTTTTGGAATTCTAGCGATTATCGGTCCGGTCAATCTGGATTACCAGCAATTGGTCAACCAAGTCAATGTGGTCAATCGTGTTTTGACCATGAAGTTGACAGATTTTTATCGCTATCTCAGTAGCAATCATTATGAAGTACATTAA
- the grpE gene encoding nucleotide exchange factor GrpE yields the protein MAQDKKNEEMKEEEVVETTEETTPEKSELDLANERADEFENKYLRAHAEMQNIQRRANEERQNLQRYRSQDLAKAILPSLDNLERALAVEGLTDDVKKGLEMVQESLVHALKDEGIEEIAADGEFDHNYHMAIQTLPADDGHPADTIAQVFQKGYKLHDRILRPAMVVVYN from the coding sequence ATGGCCCAAGATAAAAAAAACGAAGAAATGAAAGAAGAGGAAGTTGTGGAAACAACTGAAGAAACAACTCCTGAGAAGTCTGAGTTGGACTTGGCAAATGAACGTGCGGATGAGTTCGAAAACAAATACCTTCGCGCTCATGCAGAAATGCAAAATATTCAACGCCGTGCCAATGAAGAACGTCAAAACTTGCAACGTTATCGTAGCCAAGACCTGGCAAAAGCAATCTTACCATCACTCGATAACCTAGAACGTGCACTAGCAGTTGAAGGTTTGACAGACGACGTCAAAAAAGGATTGGAGATGGTGCAAGAGAGCTTGGTACATGCCTTGAAAGACGAAGGAATTGAAGAAATCGCAGCTGACGGCGAATTTGACCATAACTATCACATGGCCATCCAAACTCTCCCAGCAGACGATGGACACCCCGCAGACACTATAGCACAAGTCTTCCAAAAAGGCTACAAACTCCATGACCGCATCTTACGCCCAGCCATGGTGGTGGTTTATAACTAA